The Geotoga petraea region TTCAAAGATAACCTTAATATATCTTTCTCTGAATATTTGTCATCAACTTGATAAATATAAAATGAATATGTATAATTAATTTATAAATTGATAAAAAAATGTTAATTTGGAGGAGATAAAATGAAAATTTCTCAAAAGTATTTGGTAACTTTTTTACCCATACTTATAGTAGTAGTTATATTATTTATTTTTGTTTCGCAAAGCATTAGTTCTAATTCTTTAGAAACCAGTTATACAGAGGGGTTTGAAGCGACCATATCCCTCAAAAAGCAGCTGCTAACAAATTATTTCAAAGATTATGAAAGATCCACAAAAATCATTGCTCAAGATCAAAATATAGTTTATTTTCTTGAAAGTGAAACAGATACATTTGAAGATGATACGGAAAAAGTTAGAGAAGTATTGAAAAAGTATTATATAGAAATGAATCCTCATCAACAAAATAATGAAATGATTTCTATTAAAGAAGTCCCAGAAAGCAACGAAGACCCAGATGCAAGTTATATATATTCATATGATTTTATGCACGAAAGTTTCCATAATTATTTTATTAATTTGGCCAATAATTACGGATACGAAGATCTGTTATTGATAGATAATAGTTACAACGTTATTTACTCAATTAATAAAACTGGTGAATTCACCATGAATGTTGAAGAATCTATGAAGGATACCCCCATATATACGTTAGTCCAAGCAATAGAAACTAAATCAAGCACTCAAACACATTTTCATGATTTTGAAAAATATCAATATTCTAATGAACCTTATGCATACTCTGGTACAGCTGTTTATCAAATGGATCAAAAGATTGGCTATTTAATTTTAAAAATTGGTAATGATAAGTTCAATGAACTTATGTTGGATAATACAGGAATGGGAGAAACGGGAGAAACATATATAGTAAACAATGGAAATCTAATGGTTAGTAATTCTAGATTTTTAGAAGAAGGATTTTTAAATAAAAAAATAGAAACCAAACAAGTTAATGAAGCTTTAAATGGTTTAGAGGGAAATCTAATAAGCGAAAATTATAATTCAGAAAAAGTATTAACAGTTTATTCTCCGTTCAATTACAAAGAAATTGAATGGGCCTTGATTGGTGAAAAATCTTATAAAGAAGTAAATCAGCCTGTGCGCAATTTAATAAACCTTTTACTCATTATAGGTGCGATAACTTTTATTGTTTCAATAACAATAGTATTAATAGCTTCAAATAGGATAGTAAAACCTCTATACGAATTGGTGAAAAAAATAAATGAATTTGGTAAAGGAAATTTAAAAGTCAAATTCAATCCAAAAGGGAAAGATGAAATAGCTGAAATCACAAAATCATTAAAAGAAATGTCTGGAAATTTAAACAAATCTATTTCTTCAATTTTCAAGATTTCAAACATATTGAAAAGTTCTTCTATTGATCTTAAGAATTATAGTGAAGAATCAAACGAAATCTCTAATAAATTAATGGATAAAGTTAGTGTAATTAGCGAAAATGCAGAAGACACTTCTTCTTCTGTTGAAGAAATAAATGCAAGTGTTGAAGAACTATCTTCGTCTGCTCAAAATGTATCTTCTACAGCTAATTTACTGTCTGAATCTGCACAAAACACGTCTGATTCAGCTGGACGTGGAAGAACAAAAATGCAATCTATAAAAGAAATGATAGAAAACGCAGTTGAAAATTCTCGAGAGACAAAAACAAAAGCAAACGAATTATCTGAAAAGGCAAAAAATATAGAAAATATTATAGAATCAATAGACCAAATAACAGAACAAACCAACTTATTAGCACTGAATGCTGCTATAGAAGCTGCAAGGGCGGGAGAAGCCGGAAAAGGTTTTGCTGTAGTAGCAGATGAAATAAGAAAGTTAGCAGTTGAGAGTAAAAATGCAACAGATAAAATTGCTGATATTCTAAAAGATCTCACATTAAGCAGTGACGAAGTTAACGATTATACTGAGAGAACATCTGGTATAGTTGAAAAAATATCCAATTTCAACGTAGAAGTATCACAACAGTTTGAAGATATTTTTGACAAGGTTAATGATATTAATTCAAAAATAGAGAACATGACAGCAACTTCTCAAGAACAAAGTGCCAGTACTGAAGAAATGAGTTCTGCGATTGATAGAATATCTAAAACCGTAAGCGAAATAGCACAAAAAATAAACGATTCTTTTGAAGACATTAAACAACAAAACGACAGTTCAGAAAAAATAAGAAATTATTCAAAAGAGTTGGAAAAGTTATCTGAAGATTTACAAGAAAACATAAATAAATTTGAAATATAAAAAGAAAAAGTCACTTGATTATCAAGTGACTTTTTTGGTGGGTCTAGTAGGGATTGAACCTACGACCTATTCCACGTCAAGGAAGCGCTCTCCCGCTGAGCTATAGACCCAATATAAAAAAGTATATCATAAAGAAACTTATTCGTCAATATTTATAAATATGAAAAATATTTCATGATTTATAAATCTAATTAACTTTAATTATCTTAAATGTTTAATGGACAAAGTTGATTTATTTTTTATTATGATATACAATGTATTCTGTTAATTAAAAAGAAATATTACAATCTGCTATATTAACATACTTGCTTTTTTAGAAATATTATGATAAAATTTTTCTGTAGCTGAAAATAAGCAAAGATATTCTTTTTAATAAAAAAATTCATAACTTCATAAGGGGGGAAAAGAATGAAGAAGATCTTAGTGGTATTATTTGTTTTATCAGCTTTGGTTTTTTCTTTTGCAGAAATACCAAATTCTGATACAATTATTAAAAGAGAGATTGGTGAACCAGAAACATTGGATCCAGCATATGCATATGACACAGCTAGTGGAGAAGTTATTTTTAATATTGCAGATAACTTAATTGCTTATGACGGTGAAGCATTAGACAAATTTGTTCCTATGCTTTCTACAGTAGTTCCTACAGTAGAAAATGGTTATTTAAGTGAAGATGGTTTAACTTACACTTTTGTTATTAGAGAAGGAGTAAAATTTCATAATGGAAATGATTTAACTCCTGAAGATGTTGAATATTCATTTGAAAGAAACATGTTAGCATCTCAATTTGGTGGACCTACATGGATGTATCTTGAACCATTAACTGGATATCAATATTTAGAACAATCAGTTCCTGAATTTATTGGTGTTGGAAAATGGGCAGATCTTTTCAATGAAGATGGCACATTAAAAGAAGAATACAGAGAAGATATGATTGCTTTCTATGAAGAAGTAATTGATCCTGCTGTAGAAGTAAACGGAAATGAAGTTACATTCAATTTAGCAATTCCTTATGGTCCTTTTTTAAACGTTCTTGCTCATTTTTCAGCATGGTCAGTTATCATTGATAAAGAATGGTCAATTGAACAAGGTGCATGGGACGGAAATCCAGACGGATGGTGGAAATGGCATAATTTAAGAACTGAAGATGCAGCATTTTATGACAATTTAATGGGTACAGGTCCATACGAATTAGTAGAATGGGACAGAACACAACAACAAGTTATCTTGAAAAGAAACGATAACTACTGGAGAGAACCAGCTCCTGTTGAAAATGTTGTTCTTAGAACAATAACTGAATGGCCTACTGCTAAAACTGCATTTGAAGCTGGGGATGTTGATATTATGACTCCTGACCAACAGTATATGTCTCAATTAAGAGGAAGAGAAGACGA contains the following coding sequences:
- a CDS encoding methyl-accepting chemotaxis protein; protein product: MKISQKYLVTFLPILIVVVILFIFVSQSISSNSLETSYTEGFEATISLKKQLLTNYFKDYERSTKIIAQDQNIVYFLESETDTFEDDTEKVREVLKKYYIEMNPHQQNNEMISIKEVPESNEDPDASYIYSYDFMHESFHNYFINLANNYGYEDLLLIDNSYNVIYSINKTGEFTMNVEESMKDTPIYTLVQAIETKSSTQTHFHDFEKYQYSNEPYAYSGTAVYQMDQKIGYLILKIGNDKFNELMLDNTGMGETGETYIVNNGNLMVSNSRFLEEGFLNKKIETKQVNEALNGLEGNLISENYNSEKVLTVYSPFNYKEIEWALIGEKSYKEVNQPVRNLINLLLIIGAITFIVSITIVLIASNRIVKPLYELVKKINEFGKGNLKVKFNPKGKDEIAEITKSLKEMSGNLNKSISSIFKISNILKSSSIDLKNYSEESNEISNKLMDKVSVISENAEDTSSSVEEINASVEELSSSAQNVSSTANLLSESAQNTSDSAGRGRTKMQSIKEMIENAVENSRETKTKANELSEKAKNIENIIESIDQITEQTNLLALNAAIEAARAGEAGKGFAVVADEIRKLAVESKNATDKIADILKDLTLSSDEVNDYTERTSGIVEKISNFNVEVSQQFEDIFDKVNDINSKIENMTATSQEQSASTEEMSSAIDRISKTVSEIAQKINDSFEDIKQQNDSSEKIRNYSKELEKLSEDLQENINKFEI
- a CDS encoding ABC transporter substrate-binding protein; the encoded protein is MKKILVVLFVLSALVFSFAEIPNSDTIIKREIGEPETLDPAYAYDTASGEVIFNIADNLIAYDGEALDKFVPMLSTVVPTVENGYLSEDGLTYTFVIREGVKFHNGNDLTPEDVEYSFERNMLASQFGGPTWMYLEPLTGYQYLEQSVPEFIGVGKWADLFNEDGTLKEEYREDMIAFYEEVIDPAVEVNGNEVTFNLAIPYGPFLNVLAHFSAWSVIIDKEWSIEQGAWDGNPDGWWKWHNLRTEDAAFYDNLMGTGPYELVEWDRTQQQVILKRNDNYWREPAPVENVVLRTITEWPTAKTAFEAGDVDIMTPDQQYMSQLRGREDEGIITVEGLTTISTDVIGFIWEINPDSKYIGSGRLDGEGIPTNFFADENVRKGFQHAFSYDAYIASVLEGQAIQPVSALPKGLLGYSDDIDKPSFDANAATNYFRRAFNGQLWNRGFKMTLVYNSGNDARQAAMEILRDNLAQINPRFQVEVRGVQWPDYVASRRSYTNPTNFFSWLADYPDPHNFISTYYNSDSGYYAAYMGDSYARFASLPQPEFGGVSLNDYIMMALEESNTQKRAMMYEKISEFAVDHAINLPVAQGLARKAYRDWLKGWERNPMQGSSDYFYILSKEE